The following proteins are encoded in a genomic region of Pseudodesulfovibrio mercurii:
- a CDS encoding DUF554 domain-containing protein produces the protein MLPIGSIVNACAIIGGSLIGCFLQSRFPERIRSIVFQGLGLCVLLIGIQMALKVENILIVIFAVLLGGITGEWLRLDTLFERLGNRFKQLVHSKNATFTDGLVTTSLLFCIGAMAIVGSLEEGIHGDATIIYTKSILDGFAAIAFAATYGTGVIFSFIPVLLYQGSITLGASFFQQYFSDLMIAQITGCGGLLIVGIGINLLELTEIRLANLLPALVYVIVLTYFFG, from the coding sequence ATGCTGCCCATTGGTTCCATCGTCAACGCCTGCGCCATCATCGGCGGTTCGCTGATAGGCTGTTTTTTGCAGTCCCGCTTTCCCGAGCGCATCCGGTCCATCGTCTTCCAGGGGCTGGGGTTGTGCGTCCTGCTCATCGGCATCCAGATGGCACTCAAGGTGGAGAACATCCTGATCGTCATCTTCGCGGTGCTCCTCGGCGGCATCACCGGGGAATGGCTGCGCCTCGACACCCTGTTCGAACGGCTGGGCAACCGCTTCAAGCAGCTGGTCCACTCCAAGAACGCCACCTTCACGGACGGCCTGGTGACCACCTCCCTGCTCTTCTGCATCGGGGCCATGGCCATCGTCGGCTCGCTGGAGGAGGGCATCCACGGCGACGCCACCATCATCTACACCAAGTCCATCCTGGACGGCTTCGCGGCCATCGCCTTTGCCGCCACCTACGGCACCGGGGTCATCTTCTCGTTCATCCCGGTCCTCCTGTACCAGGGCTCCATCACCCTGGGGGCCTCCTTCTTCCAGCAGTACTTCTCGGACCTGATGATCGCCCAGATCACCGGCTGCGGCGGTCTGCTCATCGTCGGCATCGGCATCAACCTCCTGGAACTGACCGAGATCCGGCTGGCCAACCTGCTCCCCGCCCTGGTCTACGTCATCGTCCTGACCTACTTCTTCGGCTGA
- a CDS encoding AEC family transporter: MSPVVLAILPIFGLILIGFVLHRLDFPSVGFWPVSERLTYYVLFPAMLVSGLAGRHFDASSMGLVLTLVSAVCLVGAFLVFTRTMFHLDGPVFTSVFQGAIRPNTYVGMSAAAALLGPDWMTLTAVAMLTLIPLVNVLCVLVLSRHGKHGGGLGRVGLELVKNPLILACVVGMAISLLGLPLPGVVTDLLAILGKAALPLGLLAVGAGLRFGGLGASTLPVVLASLAHLVALPLAAYGCARLLGVSGPAVTTALIYTAIPVSVSSFILARQMGGDHEVMALIITAQTVLSALTMPLVLALLG; this comes from the coding sequence ATGTCGCCCGTGGTCCTCGCCATCCTGCCCATCTTCGGGCTCATCCTCATCGGCTTTGTCCTGCATCGCCTCGACTTTCCCAGCGTGGGCTTCTGGCCCGTGTCCGAACGGCTGACCTACTACGTGCTCTTCCCGGCCATGCTCGTCAGCGGTCTGGCCGGGCGCCATTTCGACGCCTCCTCCATGGGGCTCGTCCTGACCCTGGTCTCGGCCGTCTGCCTGGTGGGCGCGTTCCTGGTCTTCACCCGGACCATGTTCCACCTGGACGGCCCGGTCTTCACCTCGGTCTTCCAGGGGGCCATCCGGCCCAACACCTACGTGGGAATGTCCGCCGCCGCCGCGCTCCTGGGCCCGGACTGGATGACCCTGACCGCCGTGGCCATGCTGACCCTCATCCCCCTGGTCAACGTGCTCTGCGTCCTGGTCCTGTCGCGCCACGGCAAACACGGCGGCGGGCTGGGCCGCGTGGGCCTTGAGCTGGTCAAGAACCCGCTCATCCTGGCCTGCGTGGTCGGCATGGCCATCAGCCTGCTCGGCCTGCCCCTGCCCGGCGTGGTCACGGACCTGCTCGCCATCCTGGGCAAGGCCGCCCTGCCGCTCGGCCTGCTGGCCGTGGGCGCGGGGCTGCGCTTCGGCGGCCTGGGCGCGTCCACCCTGCCCGTGGTCCTGGCCTCCCTGGCCCACCTCGTGGCCCTGCCGCTGGCCGCCTACGGCTGCGCCCGGCTCCTCGGCGTGTCCGGCCCGGCCGTGACCACCGCGCTCATCTACACCGCCATCCCGGTGTCCGTGTCCTCCTTCATCCTGGCCCGCCAGATGGGCGGCGACCACGAGGTCATGGCCCTGATCATCACCGCCCAGACCGTGCTCTCCGCCCTGACCATGCCCCTCGTCCTCGCCCTGCTGGGGTAG
- a CDS encoding chemotaxis protein CheX, with the protein MDVELAKPFIKAAIDVLSTMAFIKPEVGKPYVKRNNVAAGDVSGMVGITGEKNGSVSLSFSKGCAVAIVRNMLGDEIEDIMQDVKDAVGELTNMISGQARAGLAEKGLVFQGSTPTVVMGDNHTISHMAKAPIMAIPFKTKDGNFTIEFCFE; encoded by the coding sequence ATGGACGTCGAACTGGCCAAGCCCTTCATCAAAGCCGCCATAGATGTCTTGTCCACCATGGCCTTCATCAAGCCCGAGGTCGGCAAGCCGTATGTGAAGCGAAACAACGTCGCGGCCGGCGACGTGTCCGGGATGGTCGGCATCACCGGCGAGAAAAACGGCAGTGTTTCCCTTTCCTTTTCCAAGGGCTGCGCCGTGGCCATCGTCAGGAACATGCTCGGCGACGAGATCGAGGACATCATGCAGGACGTCAAGGACGCCGTGGGCGAGCTGACCAACATGATCTCCGGCCAGGCCAGGGCCGGGCTGGCGGAGAAGGGACTCGTGTTCCAGGGCTCCACGCCCACCGTGGTCATGGGGGACAACCACACCATTTCCCACATGGCCAAGGCCCCGATCATGGCCATCCCCTTCAAGACCAAGGACGGGAACTTCACCATCGAGTTCTGCTTCGAGTAG
- a CDS encoding cysteine hydrolase family protein: MLYDIDKERSALVFIEFQNEWLSDEGILQRRVIKDLDAFRDAVRTGARIIESARSNGWTVVHAGLDLRDDPDYLLFNGGRDVLGLRGAIPRAGTWRDKGVERPAPFAPLRGEFVVAGRSGASVLKNSTLDPFLRNRRIDTLFLMGFATHVCVESSLREAHDMGYNAYLVEDACAAFERAQHEHVRKHVVHHFGAETNGAELIARMEG, translated from the coding sequence ATGCTTTACGACATAGATAAGGAGCGCTCGGCGCTCGTATTCATCGAGTTCCAGAATGAATGGCTCTCGGACGAGGGGATCCTGCAACGGCGGGTCATCAAGGACCTCGACGCCTTCCGGGACGCGGTGCGGACCGGCGCGCGGATCATCGAGTCCGCCCGAAGCAACGGCTGGACCGTGGTCCACGCGGGCCTCGACCTGCGCGACGACCCCGACTACCTGCTCTTCAACGGCGGCCGGGACGTGCTCGGGCTGCGGGGGGCCATCCCCCGCGCCGGGACCTGGCGGGACAAGGGCGTTGAGCGGCCCGCGCCGTTCGCGCCGCTCAGGGGCGAATTCGTGGTCGCCGGGCGGTCCGGGGCGAGCGTGCTCAAGAACTCCACCCTGGACCCGTTCCTGCGCAACCGGCGCATCGACACCCTCTTCCTCATGGGCTTCGCGACCCACGTCTGTGTGGAGTCCTCCCTGCGCGAGGCCCACGACATGGGCTACAACGCCTACCTGGTGGAGGATGCCTGCGCGGCCTTCGAGCGCGCCCAGCACGAGCACGTGCGCAAACACGTGGTCCATCACTTCGGCGCGGAAACCAACGGCGCGGAGCTCATCGCGCGCATGGAGGGCTGA
- a CDS encoding MarR family transcriptional regulator yields the protein MFFLKELPTRETLERYHRRFPGMRPEVVMEALVLMKQGSLLIRRMDEYFAAHGLSQLRYLALVVIDREPDREEMTVTELASKLDVSKPVMTRTLKSLVDDGFLAVAADETDRRAKRVRLTGPGRDKLEAILPGYYETIQAAMQGLESDHA from the coding sequence GTGTTCTTCCTCAAGGAACTGCCCACCCGCGAGACCCTGGAGCGCTACCACCGGCGCTTCCCCGGCATGCGGCCCGAGGTGGTCATGGAGGCCCTCGTGCTCATGAAACAGGGCAGCCTGCTCATCCGCCGCATGGACGAGTACTTCGCGGCCCACGGCCTGTCCCAGCTGCGCTACCTGGCCCTGGTGGTCATCGACCGCGAGCCGGACCGGGAGGAGATGACCGTCACGGAGCTGGCCTCCAAGCTCGACGTGTCCAAGCCGGTCATGACCCGGACCCTCAAGTCCCTGGTCGACGACGGCTTCCTGGCCGTGGCCGCGGACGAAACCGACCGGCGCGCCAAGCGCGTCCGGCTGACCGGTCCGGGCCGGGACAAGCTCGAGGCCATCCTGCCCGGCTACTACGAGACCATCCAGGCGGCCATGCAGGGGCTGGAGAGCGACCATGCCTAG
- a CDS encoding N-acyl homoserine lactonase family protein: MSTYKIHPIVMGTKVFDKGMMTYQHDYGTPYTIPIYTWYIEGGDKHILVDTGEMQPIVSEEREKAIGGHIYTFEEGLAKYGLKPEDIDVVIHTHLHNDHCENDYKCVNATFYVHEKELESVYNPHPLDFRYLEDYVDDVKENGQIVTVNKDTEVLPGITMIHTPAHTPGGMSVKIETDKGSVLICGFCTILENLDPPKEVRAMEMEVIPPGTNTGPYEAYDILLKARDMADYVLPLHEPKWASMETIPE; the protein is encoded by the coding sequence ATGAGCACCTACAAGATTCACCCGATCGTCATGGGCACCAAGGTCTTCGACAAAGGCATGATGACCTACCAGCACGACTACGGGACCCCGTACACCATCCCCATCTACACCTGGTACATCGAGGGCGGCGACAAGCACATCCTGGTGGATACCGGCGAGATGCAGCCCATCGTCTCCGAGGAGCGCGAAAAGGCCATCGGCGGCCACATATATACCTTCGAGGAGGGGCTGGCCAAATACGGCCTCAAGCCCGAGGACATCGACGTGGTCATCCACACCCACCTGCACAACGACCACTGCGAGAACGACTACAAGTGCGTGAACGCGACCTTCTACGTGCACGAGAAGGAGCTGGAGTCGGTCTACAACCCGCACCCGCTCGATTTCCGCTACCTCGAGGACTACGTGGACGACGTCAAGGAGAACGGCCAGATCGTGACCGTGAACAAGGACACCGAGGTCCTGCCCGGCATCACCATGATCCACACCCCGGCCCACACCCCCGGCGGCATGTCCGTGAAGATCGAGACCGACAAGGGGTCGGTGCTCATCTGCGGCTTCTGCACCATCCTCGAGAACCTGGATCCGCCCAAGGAGGTCCGGGCCATGGAGATGGAGGTCATTCCGCCGGGCACCAACACCGGCCCCTACGAGGCCTACGACATCCTGCTCAAGGCCCGGGACATGGCCGACTACGTCCTGCCCCTCCACGAGCCCAAATGGGCCTCCATGGAGACCATCCCCGAATAG